A stretch of Malus sylvestris chromosome 11, drMalSylv7.2, whole genome shotgun sequence DNA encodes these proteins:
- the LOC126589396 gene encoding nucleotide-sugar uncharacterized transporter 2 has product MIPPFGMGLWDSLVGNEVKKFIKRKDSDAGEAGRALEELRGSIYNDLRTSEGAKRQQQRFCGPVVAMSFNFIVSVGIILANKLIMGRVGFKFPIFLTLIHYVTAWLLLAIFKSLSILPVAPPSRTTPFTSLFSLGAVMAFASGLANTSLKHNSVGFYQMAKIAVTPTIVFTEFILFRKTISFNKVLALAVVSAGVAVATVTDLEFNLFGALIAIAWIVPSAVNKILWSNLQQQGNWTALALMWKTTPVTIFFLLALMPWLDPPGVLLFKWDFSNSTAILTSAVLGFLLQWSGALALGATSATSHVVLGQFKTCVILLGGYLIFNSDPGFVSICGAVAALCGMSVYTSLNLKKPQDSTSKQLPKQSLPTSKPKATDGESVETEVEDTATVV; this is encoded by the exons TCATTGGTGGGGAACGAAGTTAAGAAGTTCATCAAACGAAAAGATAGTGATGCAGGAGAAGCAG GTCGAGCGCTCGAAGAACTCCGAGGCTCTATATACAATGACCTCCGAACATCAGAAGGCGCCAAGCGCCAACAGCAGCGTTTTTGTGGTCCGGTTGTGGCTATGTCCTTCAATTTCATAGTCTCTGTGGGGATCATCCTTGCAAACAAACTA ATAATGGGGAGAGTTGGATTTAAGTTCCCAATCTTTCTCACATTGATCCATTATGTGACAGCATGGCTGCTTCTCGCCATTTTCAAGTCGCTCTCAATTCTTCCGGTTGCTCCTCCTTCGAGAACCACTCCTTTcacttctctcttctccttagGCGCGGTCATGGCTTTTGCATCCGGTCTTGCAAACACCAGCCTAAAACATAACAG TGTTGGCTTCTACCAGATGGCTAAAATTGCTGTCACTCCTACCATTGTTTTCACGGAGTTCATTCTCTTCAGAAAAACCATTTCTTTTAACAAG GTTTTGGCTCTAGCTGTAGTCTCAGCAGGTGTGGCAGTAGCAACTGTAACAGATTTAGAGTTCAATTTATTTGGTGCTTTGATTGCAATTGCATGGATAGTTCCAAGTGCTGTAAACAAAATCTTATGGTCTAATCTTCAGCAGCAAGGCAATTGGACCGCGCTCGC GCTGATGTGGAAGACAACCCCGGTCACGATATTCTTCTTGCTGGCTCTGATGCCTTGGTTGGATCCACCAGGCGTCCTACTTTTCAAGTGGGATTTCAGTAACTCAACCGCTATTCTTACATCAGCAGTCCTTGGTTTTCTCCTCCAATGGTCCGGAGCTTTGGCACTCGG GGCAACCTCAGCAACTTCCCACGTTGTTCTAGGGCAGTTCAAGACATGTGTTATACTACTAGGGGGCTACCTTATATTTAACTCGGATCCCGGCTTTGTGAGCATTTGTGGGGCTGTCGCAGCTCTCTGCGGAATGTCTGTTTACACGTCGCTAAACCTGAAAAAGCCGCAAGACAGCACGAGCAAACAGCTCCCAAAGCAAAGCTTACCGACGTCAAAACCCAAAGCCACTGACGGAGAAAGTGTAGAGACAGAAGTAGAAGATACTGCAACTGTTGTCTGA